Genomic window (Pseudomonas xantholysinigenes):
TCAAGGTCGACTTGCCCGAGCCCGAGGCACCGATGATCGCTACCAGCTCACCGGCCTGGATCTGCAGGTCGATGTCCTTGAGCGCGAGGAATTCTCGATCGCCGGCCATGAAGCTGCGGCTGACCCCTTGCAGACGCAACAACGGCTGTTGGTTGCCTGCCATGCGCGCATGCTGCGGCGACAGTTCGACATTCAGGTTCATGCTCACGCCCCCGCCTCGCCCGACACCGGTTCGCCGATCACCACCCGGTCGCCTTCGGCCAAGCCGGCCTTGACCTGTACCTTGACGTTGTTGTTGATCCCCGCCTGGACCTTGCGCACCTGGGCGAAGCCCTTGCTGTCGAGGACCCGCACCGGGAAGCTGCCGTCGGCCTCGCGCGGGCCCAGCGCCGCCACCGGCACGGTCAGCACACCCTGGGCGGTGTCGAGGACGATACGCACCTGGGCGGTCATCGAGATGCGCAGGCGATGCTCGGGGTTGGGCACCTCGAACAGCGCGTTGTAGAACACCGCGCTGGCCTGCTTGGCCGCGCCGCCGTTCTTGTCGCTGCTCTCCAGGTAGTTCTGCGGCGCCGGTTCCGTGCCGCGCAGCTTGGCGTAGTAGCGCTGGTCATCGCCGAGGATGGTGAAGTACACCTGCTGGCCGGGGCTGATATGGATCACGTCGGCCTCCGACACCTGGGCCTTGATGGTCATGGTGTCGAGGTCGGCCAGCTTGAGGATCACCGGCGCCAGCTGGTTGGAAATCACCGTCTGGCCTTCCTGGGTGACGATACCCACCACATGGCCGTCGATTGGCGCGACGATGCGGGTGTAGCCGAGGTTGACCCGGGCCGTGTCGATCTGCACCTGGGCGCTCTTGATCTGCGCGTCCAGCGAGCGCAGGTTGGCTTGTTGCACCTCGAACTCCGACTCGGCGTTCTCGAAGTCCTGACGCGAGATCGACTCGTCGGCCTGGAGCACGTCGTAGCGCTCGTATACGCGCTTGGCCTGCTTGAGCTTGGCCTGTACCGAGCGCCGTTCGGCCTGCAGCTTCTCGGCATCGACCTCGGCCTGGCGCAGGGTGTTCTGCGGCACCAACGGGTCAATTTCGGCCAGCCACTGGCCTTCGCTGACCTTGTCGCCCAGCTTGACCTTGAGCGACTTCAACTGCCCGGACACCTGGGCGCCGACGTCCACCTGGCGAATGCCCTCCAGGGTGCCGGTGGCCAGCACCGCGTTCTCGATATCGCCGCGTTCGACGCTGGCGGTGATGTACTGCGGCGCCTTGGCCGGGGCCTGCACGGCGTACAGCACGATGCCGGCGACCAGGGCAACCGCGGCGCCGAGGGTGATCTTGCGAAACTTGCTGTTATTCATGAGTGCCTACTACTGATCGAAGAGGGGGGCCGCGTTGCGGCCCTTTCGCGGCACAAGGCCGCTCCTACAGACATTCATCCTCGAGGGCACTGCCCTCGCCCGACCTCAGGTCAATCCCGCCTTGGCGGCCAGGGCCTGCCCGTCATGCCACCAGGCCGCCAGGCTGAACACATCCGGCACCTTGAGGATGCTGAAGTGGTTGCCCGGCCCCCGCCAGACCTCCAGTTGCGGCATCAGCTGTCGCCAGCCCTCCTGCATCGCCACCTGCTCGCGCTGGTTGCCGGCGGCGTCCAGGGTCGGGTCGGCCACCAGCACCAAACGCGCCAGGCCGGTGAAGCCGGCCTCAGGCCGATACACCGTGCGCAGCGCCGTGGCAAAGGTGCGGGTGACCCCGGCCAAGGCCTGCGGCGTGGAGCGCGCGGGCATCAGGCCGACGCGCACCATCGCCGCGTGCAGCTGCGCCAGTTGTGCCTGGTCGTCGGCCTCGGCGAAGGCCTGGGCGTCGATACCCAGCGACTTGCCAGTGGACAGCTGCAACGACGTCACCAGCCGTTGCAGGGCCGCGCTGAAGGTATGCGGCTTGCCGCAACTGCCCCCACCGTCGGGCGCCTCGCTGTCGATCAGGGTCAGCGAACGCACCTCGCGGCCCTTGGCCTGCAGGCGCAGGGCCAGGGCATGGGCGACCCAGCCACCGAACGAGTGCCCGACCAGGTTCAACGGCCCTTCGGGATGGAACGCCTCGATGGCCTGCAGATGGCATTCGGCGGCGACCTCCACCTGGCTGTGCGGCACCTCGCCCGCGGCCAGGCCACGGGCCTGTAGACCAAGCACCGGCCAGTCCGGCCCCAGCGCCTCGGCCAGGCCGATGAAGCTGGTGACACTGTCGCCAGCCCCCGGCACGCAGAACAGCGGAACATGCCCCGCGGTGCCGCTCTGGATCGCCAGCAACGGCTGATGCGCCGGCAAAAGCGCGGCCTGTGTCGCGGCGATGGCGTCGGCGATGGCCTGGCCAAGCACCGCGACATGGGGTTCCTGCACCATGCTCTGGTGATCGCCCGGCACACCATGGCACTGCAACACTTGCCCCGGCAACGCCTCGGCCCAGCCCAGGGTCGGGCTGTCGCAGGCAATGGCGCCGGTACGCTGCTCGGCCTGGAACAGGTGCAGCGGCACCGGCAACGGCGCCAGGTGGTAATGGGCCAGGGCATGGCCGTGGGCCGCCTGGCGGGCAAAGAAATGCCCCAGTTGCGCATCGCTGGCCTGGGCCAGGCCCGGTACCAGCAACTGCCGCGCCCGGCAATGGGCCAGCAAGGCATCGAACGCCAACGCCCCCGGCACCAGCGCCTCGACCTCGGCCAACTGCCCTGCCCCCGCCGCGCCCTGGGCGCGCCAGTGCTCGCGGCAATGCAGCAGCAATTGCGCCTCGGCCAGGTGCGGCCCGTGCCAGCGCGCCTTGCCCTGGTCGACCAGGCGCGGCACATAGGTGTCGATCAGGCCGACGAAGTCCACCAGCTGGTCGGCGCCCAGCAACTGGGCGGCCACTTCAAAGGCCAGCACCCCGCCGAACGACCAGCCGGCCAGGCGGTACGGCCCTTGTGGCTGAACCGCGCGGATCCGTCGCGCCAAGCGCGCCGCCAGGCACTCCAGGGTGTCCAGCTGCGCCTCGCCGACCGGCACGCCGGGCAGGCCGTAGATCGGGAAGTCCCCCGGGATATGCCGGCCCAGCACCGGGAAGTACAGGTCCAGGCCACTGAACTCGTGGACCAGGAACAGCGCCGGCCCGCTGCCGGTGGCACGCACGCAGACCAGGCTATCGTCCTGCTCCGGCGCTTCACGCTGGCCCAGGCGCTCGGCCAAGGCCGCCACGCTGGGGTACTGGAACAGCTCCGCCAGGGTGGTGCGCAGCCCCGCCTGGTCCATGTCGCTGACCAGGCGGATCGCCAGCAGCGAATGCCCACCCAGCTCGAAGAAGCTGTCATGGCGTCCGACCCGCTCCACCTCCAGCACCTGCGCCCACAGCCCGGCCAAGGCCTGTTCCCGGGCGCCGAGCGGTGCCTCGAAGGCGGCCACCGCCAGGTCCTGCGCGCCAGGCAGCGGCAAGGCCTTGCGATCGACCTTGCCGTTGTTGGTCAACGGCAGCGCCGGCAACGCCACGTAGGCCGCCGGCAGCATGTATTCCGGCAGGCGCTCGCGCAGGAAGGCACGCAGCGCCGGGCCGTCGAGGCCAGGTTCGTGGCGGGTGAACCAGGCCACCAGGCGCAACGGCCCCTGTTCCAGGCGCAAGGCCATCACTACCACCTCGTCCAGCCCCGGGCACTGCGCCAGTTGCTGCTCGATCTCGCCCAGTTCGATACGGAAGCCGCGGATCTTGACCTGGTCATCGCTGCGGCCCAGGCACTCGAGCAAGCCATCGGCGCGCCAGCGGGCCAGGTCGCCGGTGCGATACAGGCGGGTACCGGCCCTTGTGGCGAACGGGTCGTCGACAAAACGCTCGGCGCTCAGTTGCGGACGGTTGAGGTAGCCCAGAGCAACACCATCGCCACCGATATACAGCTCACCAGTCACGCCCTCGGGCACCACCCTTCCCTGTTGATCAAGCACATACACCGTGGTGTTGCCGATGGGCCGGCCGATCGGCACATGCTCGGCGTCCTCGGCCACGGTCGTGACCGCATGGGTGGTGGCGTAGGTGGTGGTCTCGGTGGGCCCATAGCAATGCACCAGGCGCAACCCCGGCGCCTGCGCAAGCAACGCGCGGAACGCGCCAGGCTCGCCGCGCTCGCCGCCGCACAGCAGGATGCGCAGCCCGGCCAAGGCCTCGGGGATCAGCTGCACGTACTGGTTGAACAGCGCCGTGGTGACGAACAGCACGCTGGCACCGCCATCGCGCAGGGCCGCGCCGAAGCGCGCAGGCTCCAGCAGGGTCTGGTGGTCGATCACCAGCACCTGGCCGCCGTTGAGCAGCGCGCCCCAGACATCCATGGTGGCGGCGTCGAACGCCGGGTTGGCGACAAAGGCCAGGCGGTCATCGGCGTTGAAGTCGGCGTAGCCGTTGTTCAGCACCAGCCGGGCAATGCCGTGGTGCGCCACGCGCACGCCTTTCGGCGTGCCGGTGGAGCCGGAGGTGTACATCACATAGGCCACTGCGCCTGCGTCCACGCGCAGGCCGGGGTTGTGCTCTGGCTGGTCGTCGAGCGCCAGGCAATCGAGGTCGATGCGCCGTACGCCACAATCGCCGGCCATGCCGCCGAGGGTCAGCAACGCCACGGCCTGGCAGTCCTGGGCCATGAACGCCTGGCGCTCGGCCGGGGCGTTGCTGTCCAGCGGTACATAGATCGCGGCGCACTTGAGCACCGCCAGTTGCGCCACCAGCAACGGCAACGAGCGCGGCAGCAGGATCGCCACGTGCTCGCCTGGCTTGACGCCCTCGCCGATCAGCCAGTGGGCCAGGCGGTTGGCCTGTTCGTTGAGCTCGCCGTAGCTGAGCTGGCGTTCGTCGTGGCGCGCCGCGACAGCTAAAGGATGCCGGGCCGCGCACTGTTCGAACAGCTGCTGCACCGGCAACTCGCGCGGATAGTCGCGGGCCGTGGCGTTGTAGTCCTCGACCAGGCGCTTGCGCTCCTGCTCCGGGACGACGCTGATACCGGCCATGGCTTGCTCCGGGTCGCGCTCCAGCGCCTCGAGCAGCCCGCCCAGTGCCTGCTCCAGGTAAGCGCACAGGCGCCGCGCATCCACGCCCGGCGCGCACTGCGCGGTGAGGCTGAACGCCTCGCCCAGGTCATCGATGCTCAGCGCCAGCGGGTAGTTGCTGCGCTCTGCGGCATGCAGCAACTCGATGCCGGCCCAGGCCTGCCCCGCCGCCGCGTCACGCGCCAACGCGGTGGCGCTGTGGCGGTAGTTGAGCAAGGCGCTGAACAGCGGCGCGCCCGGTGGCAATGCGCTGCAACGCTGGGCCAGGGCCAGCTGGGCATGCTCGTGCACCAGCAAGCCGGTCAGCCGTCGATGGGTGTCGAGCAGCGCCTCGCGCACCGGCAGCAGGCCGACGTCCAGGCGCAGCGGCAAGGTGTTGATGAACACCCCCAGCGCCCGCTCGATCCCTTCGCCGCCTTGCAGGCGCCCCAGCAGCACGGTGCCGAACACCACGCTGTCACGCCCCGACAGTTGCCCCAGCACCAGGCCCCAGGCCAGGTGCATCAGGCTGGCGGCGCCCACGCCCAGCAAGCGCGCCTGCTCGCGCACTCGCCGCGCCATGCCGGTCGGCAGCCAGTGCTGCGCCTCGGCCACGGCATCCGGGTGCGGTTGTGCCTGGGCGCCGTAGGGCAAGGTCGGTTCGTCGATATCACCCAGCTGTTCGCGGAAGAACACCTCGTGCTCCGCCTCGCCAGCGCCTTGCAGCACCTGGGCGATGTAGTTGCGATAAGGCACCGGCGCGGGCAACTGCTGCGACTGGCCGAGCAGGCACGCTTGCAGCTCCGCGCGCAGCACATCCTGGGCGACATGGTCCATGACCAGGTGGTGGAACAGCAAGGTTGCGGTAATCGCACCGGTTTGTCGGTCCCGGCTGTGCAGCAGGCGTAGCAGCGGCGCGCAGGCCAGGTCCAGGCGCAAGGCCGGGGGCTCATCGCCCGCGACTTCAACCAGTGGCAACGACGCCTGGCGCCAGACCACCTGCACGGGCTGCGCCAGCCCCTCCCAGGCCAGCGAGCTGCGCAGGATGTCATGACGGGCGATCACCTGCTCCAACGCTTGGTGCAAGGCCAGCAGCCGGCCATGGTCAGCCACGGCGAAACGTGCCTGCAACAGGTACGGGTCATCGCCCTCGCTGGCCAGGTGGTGGTAAAGGATGCCTGCTTGCAGCGGCCCCAGCGGGTAGATGTCCTGCACATTGGCGGCGCCACCGGGCACCTGGGCGACCAGGCCGTCGATGGCGGCTTGCGACAACTGCACCAACGGCAACAGCTCAGGGGTGATGCGTTGGCAATCGGCGCCGATGCGGTTGGCCGGTACCTGCGGCCCGCTGTCATGACCGAGGGTCGCGGCCAGGGCGGCCAGGGTCGGTTCGGCGAACAGCACGCGGATATCCGCCTGCAACCCTGCGGCGCGCAGGCGGGCGATCAAGGTCACCGCCAGCAGCGAATGGCCGCCCAGCTCGAAGAAGTGGTCGTGGCGCCCTACCCTCGGCACGTTGAGCAATTCGGCCCACAGTGCCGCCAGCTGGATTTCGGCCTCGCCCTGCGGCGCCTCGTAGGCACGGCTGAGCACCGCCTCGGCGCCCGGCTCGGGCAAGGCCCGGCGGTCGAGCTTGCCGTTGGCGGTCAGCGGCATCGCCGCCAGCGCCACATAGGCTGAAGGCACCATGTAGTCCGGCAGCTGCGCCAGGGCGTGCTTGCGCAGCGCCTCGACACCAGGCGCGGCCGCGCCTTCACGCAGGGTGAACCAGGCTACCAGGCGTTCGCCATGCAGCAGCACCGCCACCTCGCGCACGGCGCCATGGCGGGCCAGGCAGGCCTCGATCTCGCCCAGTTCGATACGCAGGCCATGCAGCTTGACCTGGAAGTCGTTGCGGCCGAGGAACTCCAGCTCGCCATCGGCGCGGCGGCGCACCAGGTCGCCGCTGCGGTACATGCGCTCGCCGACCACGAACGGGCTGTCGGCGAAGCGTTCGGCGTCCAGTTCGGGCAGGCCGAGGTAGCCACGGGCGACGCCCACGCCGGCGATATACAGCTCGCCGACCACGCCACGGGGCACCGGCAGGCCCTGGCCGTCGAGCACGTACAGGCGGGTATTGGCGATCGGCCGGCCGATCGGCGGCGCGCCCTCAGGCAGTGGCTGGCCCGGTTCCAGGGTCCAGACGCTGCAATCGACGGTGGCCTCGGTCGGCCCATAGACGTTGTGCAGGCGCACCTTGGGCAGGCGCGCGCGCAGTTGCCGCAGCAAGGCCGAGGTCAGCTCGCCGCCGCCACAGACGATATCGCTGAGGCTGTCACAGGCGGCGCTGGCCTCCAGCGCCAGGAACTGCTGCAACAGCGCCGGGACGAACTGCACCACGCCAACCCGCTGGCGCTGGATGACCTCGGCCAGGTAGGCCGGGTCGCGCTGCCCGTCGGGCCGCGCCAGCACCAGGCGCAGGCCGGCGCACAGCGGCCAGAACAGCTCCCACACCGAGGCGTCGAAGCTCACCGGGGTCTTGTGCAGCAGCGCGCCTTCGGCGCTCGGCGCGATCAGGCGCGAACTCCAGTGCACCAGGTTGCACAAGCTGCGGTGCTCGACCATCACCCCTTTCGGCGTGCCGGTCGAGCCGGAGGTATAGATCACATAGGCCAACTGGCGTGCGCCCAGGCCCTTGACCTGTGGGTTGTGCGCCGGGCGAGCGGCCCAACTCGGCTGGTCGAGGTCCAGGCGTGGCAGCAGGCTGGCGGCGAAACGCCCTCGGCTGCTGGCATCCACCAACAACGCCAGTGGGGCGCTATCGGCAAGCATGTAGGCCAGGCGCTCGTCCGGATAGCCAGGGTCCAGCGGTACATAGGCGCCACCGGCCTTGAGCACGGCGAGCAGACCGACCAGCAATTGCGGCCCGCGGGCTAGGCATACCGCCACTCGGCTGTCGGGCTGCACGCCTTGGGCGATCAGCTCATGGGCCAGGCGGTTGGCGGCCTCGTTGAGCTGCTGGTAGCTCAGCTGGCCGTCCTCGGCCTGCACCGCGATGGCCTGCGGCGCACGCGCCACCTGGGCCTCGAACAGCGCCTGCAGGGGCTGTTGCAGGCCGCCCACCAGTTCGCTGGCGTTGCAGCTGACCAGCTCCTGGCGACGCTCGGCGGCGCCAAGCAGCTCGACCCGCGCCGGTACGCTCTGGTCGCTGCCGGCGAAGGCCCAGAGCAGTTGCTCCAGGTAACCGACATGGCGCTCGATGGTGGCGCGGTCGAACAGCGCGGTGGCGTATTCCAATGCGCCGCCGAAGCCTTCCGTCGTTTCACCCAGGCTCAGGGTCAGGTCGAACTTGGCGATGGCCTGGGGGGCGCCCAGCGCCGCCAGGTGCAGCTCGCCCAGGCGCAATGCCGCGCCGGGCGCGCCATTCCAGGCCAACGACACCTGGTACAGCGGCGTGTGGGCCAGGCTACGCGGGGGCTGCAACAGCTCGACTACCTGCTCGAAGGGGATGTCCTGATGGTCCTGGGCCTGGCTGACACACGTTTTGACCCGTTCCAGCAACGTCGTCACATCGGGCGTGCCGGCGGTGTCGATGCGCAAGGCCTGCGAGTTGACGAACAGGCCGATCAGCCCCTCGACTTCAGCCTGCCGGCGATTGGCCACCGGGGTGCCGATCACCACCTCGGCCTGGCCGGAAAGCCGCGCCAACAGCACCGCCCAGGCGGCGGCGAAGAGCATGAATGGCGTGATCGCGTGGCGTTGGCAAAGGTCCTTGAGATCGGCGCTCAGGCGTTGATCCAGGCGCACTTCGACCCGCTCGCCCTGGTAGTCCTGGCGCGCCGGGCGTGGTCGGTCGGTAGGCAGCGTCAACAGCAAGGGGGCGCCGGCCAGGGACAGGCGCCAGTACTCGCCCTGACGTTGCAGCACGTCCCCGGCCAGCCAGCGGCGTTGCCAGATGGCATAGTCGCCGTACTGGATCGGCAACGGCGGCAGCGGGTCCAGCGCACCGGCACTGAAGGCCTGGTACAGCGCCGCCAGCTCCTCGGTGAACACCCCCATCGACCAGCCATCGGCGACGATATGGTGCAGGGTCAGCAGCAGCGCATGGCGCTCGCTGTCCAGGCACAGCAAGCGACCACGGATCGGCAATTGATGCGCCAGGTCGAACGGCAGCAGCGCTTCCTCGCGCAGCAGCCCGGCCAGCGCCTGGCCCTGGCCGCGCAGGTCGTGCCAGCTCAGGCTGAAACCCCCATTGCCCGGCGCGATGCGTACCCGCGCCTCGGCGCCTTCCTGGGCGAAGTGGCTGCGCAGGCTCTCGTGGCGCTCGACGATGCGCGCCAAGGCACGCTCCAGTGCCGAGCGGTCCAGCGGCCCCCGCAGTTCCAGGCCCAGGGGGATATGGTAGGCGGCGCTGGCATCGTCCATCTGCGCCAGGAACCACAGGCGCTGCTGGGCGAACGACAGCGGCTGCGACTGGCCACGCGGTGCTGGCTCGATGGCCGGCAAGGCCGATGGCGCGGCGCCTTGCAGCGCGGCGGCGAGCGCCAGCAGGCGGTCGTCGGCGAACAGTTGGCCGAGGGACAGGTCCAGGCCCAGGCGCTGGCGCACCTGGCCAACCATGCGCATGGCCAGCAGCGAATGGCCCCCCAACTCGAAGAAGCGGTCGTGGCGACCGACCTGCGCCACCTGCAGCAGTTCCCCCCAAAGCGCTGCCAGGGCGGTTTCCAGCTCGCCTTGAGGCGCTTCATGGGCCTGGCTGGCCAGGGCCTCACGCTCAGGCAGGGGCAGCGCGCGGCGGTCGACCTTGCCATTGGCGGTCAATGGCCAGCTGTCCAGGCGCACCAACGCTGCGGGCAGCATGTACGTCGGCAAGCACTGGGCCAGGCTGGCCCGCAACTCGGCAGGCGATGCTACCTCACCCTGGGCGATGAACCAGGCCAGCAGCCGTGGCTGGCCGGGCACCTCCTCGCTAGCCAGCACCAGCGCCTCGTCGATGCCCGGCAGGCGCAGCAACTGTGCCTCGATCTCGCCCAGCTCGATACGCAGGCCACGGATCTTCACCTGATCGTCGTTACGCCCCTGGTAATCCAGGGTGCCATCGGCGTTCCAGCGGGCCAGGTCGCCAGTGCGGTACATCCGCGCGCCGGGCGCTTCGCTGAATGGGTCGTCGAGGAAACGCTCGGCGCTCAGCGCGGGGCGATTCAGGTAGCCCCGCGCAACGCCGGCGCCGCCCACGTACAACTCGCCGGTGCTGCCTGTCGGCACCAACTGGCGCGCTTCATCCAGCAGGTACAGGCGGGCGTTGGCGATTGGCCTGCCAATGTCCAGCGCGCCACCGGGCAGCACCAGCCCAGAGCTGGCGACCACCGTGGCCTCGGTGGGGCCGTAGTTGTTGACCACCACGCAGCCCGGATCGCTGTGGAACTGGCGCAGGCGATCGCCGCCGATCAGCAAGGTGCGCAGGGTTGGGTGGCGCAGGCCCTGGGCAAAGGCGTACTCGGCCACCGGGGTTGGCAGGAAGG
Coding sequences:
- the macA gene encoding macrolide transporter subunit MacA produces the protein MNNSKFRKITLGAAVALVAGIVLYAVQAPAKAPQYITASVERGDIENAVLATGTLEGIRQVDVGAQVSGQLKSLKVKLGDKVSEGQWLAEIDPLVPQNTLRQAEVDAEKLQAERRSVQAKLKQAKRVYERYDVLQADESISRQDFENAESEFEVQQANLRSLDAQIKSAQVQIDTARVNLGYTRIVAPIDGHVVGIVTQEGQTVISNQLAPVILKLADLDTMTIKAQVSEADVIHISPGQQVYFTILGDDQRYYAKLRGTEPAPQNYLESSDKNGGAAKQASAVFYNALFEVPNPEHRLRISMTAQVRIVLDTAQGVLTVPVAALGPREADGSFPVRVLDSKGFAQVRKVQAGINNNVKVQVKAGLAEGDRVVIGEPVSGEAGA
- a CDS encoding non-ribosomal peptide synthetase — translated: MSIKQLLATLAANNVQLALKDGQLAVQGNRQALSDANLVAQLREHKPALLALLASGEYVASRQGAVEVPDNRIPADCTRITPELLSLVELDQASLDRLVAAVPGGAANVQDIYPLLPLQQGMLFHHASATGHDPYVMQARFVFASGERVQAFAEALQGVIDRHDILRTSVHWKELETPVQVVWRQARLRVIQLAEGQVPESTFDLAQAPLIRLQCQAPDNHGRIAATLQFHHLAMDHSALEVVRHEMLAYLLGDTTQLGRPVPFRNHVAQALLGVGEAEHEAFFRDMLGPIDAPTLAYGLANVQGDGAALNEHALDLDLALCQALRGQARGQGVSVASLFHLAWARVLGGLTGLGQVVFGTVLMGRLLGAEATERALGIFINTLPLRVDLNGDDLAVAIKATHQRLSSLMRHEHAPLALAQRCSGVAAPTPLFNALLNYRHSAPSGAEEVRRAGWAGIEIVHAAEATNYPLTLSVDDFGEAFRLTLLASPEVPAQRVCAYLEQTLRSLLAALAQGSAGQVRALPMLPGSERDELLEGFNQTPGGAITPGTLHARIEALAQAHPQANAATCQGQALSYAELNGRANALAHHLIDLGVRPDDRVAVLARRGLDTLVGLLAVLKAGAGYVPVDPAHPDERVRYLLGDSAPVAVLTQHGLRQRLGQLDVPVLTLDQPDWPARADDPQVAGLNAEHLAYVIYTSGSTGQPKGVMVEHRTLNNLVDWHCRAFDLCLGRHTSSLAGFGFDAMAWEVWPALASGAVLHLAPPGEGHEDLDAMLAWWREQPLDVSFLPTPVAEYAFSHQLGHPTLRTLLIGGDRLRQFNRTQTFAVVNNYGPTETTVVASSGVVVADGALHIGKPVDNARLYVLDANLQPVALGVPGELYVGGAGVARGYLNRPQLTAERFLDDPFAGSPRARMYRTGDLVRWLADGTLDYLGRNDDQVKIRGVRIELGEIESRLASLPGINEAVVLAREDQPGQPRLVAYFTPQAGIEAPQPERLRAQLLAHLPEYMVPLAFVVLEALPLTANGKLDRRALPAPERSALFEQAYVAPEGELEIALAGLWAELLQVERVGRHDHFFALGGHSLLAMRMVSQVRLRLGVELTLAELFANAELAAVAQVLAGAGRSTLPAIVPVARGTALPLSFAQQRLWFLAQLEGGNQAYNVPLALGLRGELDVDALERALLRIVARHETLRSRFVPSGDSAEVEVLAAPQLGWLHRQTLASEELAAWLQGEAMAPFDLVAGPPVRASLLQLGAQQHVLVLSVHHIAADGWSLGVLTRELGALYPAMRGGHDDPLPALAIQYGDYAVWQRRWLAGEQLQRQADYWRDALDGAPTLLSLPSDRPRPARQDFSGASLALRLDERLGAGLRALAQRHQVTLYMVLLGAWAATLARLAGQSQVVVGCPVAGRGSAELEPLVGLFVNTLAVRVDAQAASTEALLAQVKDRLLQAQAHQDLPFEQVVEIVRPARSLAHTPLFQTTLNWQAGAGAALNLAGLHLEPVAQTNQVAKFDLSLSLGEQGEALAGSLEYATALFDEARVRRMAGYFETLLQAMVANDQQVLAEVALVGETERQRLLRGFNNSRRLFPQGQTVHGLIEAQAARAADAVAAVVDGQALSYGELNGRANALAHHLIAQGVRPDDRVAVVARRGLDTLVALLAVLKAGAGYVPVDPAHPDERLRYLLGDSAPVVVLAQQALLERLQGLSVPLLALDRPDWPLRADNPQVPGLGVSHLAYVIYTSGSTGEPKGVMVEHQSLVNLVHWHCKAFELGSGDHTASVAGFGFDAMAWELWPALCAGAVLHLPPATLGNEQLDALLAWWLEQPLKVAFLPTPVAEYAFAQGLRHPTLRTLLIGGDRLRQFHSDPGCVVVNNYGPTEATVVASSGLVLPGGALDIGRPIANARLYLLDEARQLVPTGSTGELYVGGAGVARGYLNRPALSAERFLDDPFSEAPGARMYRTGDLARWNADGTLDYQGRNDDQVKIRGLRIELGEIEAQLLRLPGIDEALVLASEEVPGQPRLLAWFIAQGEVASPAELRASLAQCLPTYMLPAALVRLDSWPLTANGKVDRRALPLPEREALASQAHEAPQGELETALAALWGELLQVAQVGRHDRFFELGGHSLLAMRMVGQVRQRLGLDLSLGQLFADDRLLALAAALQGAAPSALPAIEPAPRGQSQPLSFAQQRLWFLAQMDDASAAYHIPLGLELRGPLDRSALERALARIVERHESLRSHFAQEGAEARVRIAPGNGGFSLSWHDLRGQGQALAGLLREEALLPFDLAHQLPIRGRLLCLDSERHALLLTLHHIVADGWSMGVFTEELAALYQAFSAGALDPLPPLPIQYGDYAIWQRRWLAGDVLQRQGEYWRLSLAGAPLLLTLPTDRPRPARQDYQGERVEVRLDQRLSADLKDLCQRHAITPFMLFAAAWAVLLARLSGQAEVVIGTPVANRRQAEVEGLIGLFVNSQALRIDTAGTPDVTTLLERVKTCVSQAQDHQDIPFEQVVELLQPPRSLAHTPLYQVSLAWNGAPGAALRLGELHLAALGAPQAIAKFDLTLSLGETTEGFGGALEYATALFDRATIERHVGYLEQLLWAFAGSDQSVPARVELLGAAERRQELVSCNASELVGGLQQPLQALFEAQVARAPQAIAVQAEDGQLSYQQLNEAANRLAHELIAQGVQPDSRVAVCLARGPQLLVGLLAVLKAGGAYVPLDPGYPDERLAYMLADSAPLALLVDASSRGRFAASLLPRLDLDQPSWAARPAHNPQVKGLGARQLAYVIYTSGSTGTPKGVMVEHRSLCNLVHWSSRLIAPSAEGALLHKTPVSFDASVWELFWPLCAGLRLVLARPDGQRDPAYLAEVIQRQRVGVVQFVPALLQQFLALEASAACDSLSDIVCGGGELTSALLRQLRARLPKVRLHNVYGPTEATVDCSVWTLEPGQPLPEGAPPIGRPIANTRLYVLDGQGLPVPRGVVGELYIAGVGVARGYLGLPELDAERFADSPFVVGERMYRSGDLVRRRADGELEFLGRNDFQVKLHGLRIELGEIEACLARHGAVREVAVLLHGERLVAWFTLREGAAAPGVEALRKHALAQLPDYMVPSAYVALAAMPLTANGKLDRRALPEPGAEAVLSRAYEAPQGEAEIQLAALWAELLNVPRVGRHDHFFELGGHSLLAVTLIARLRAAGLQADIRVLFAEPTLAALAATLGHDSGPQVPANRIGADCQRITPELLPLVQLSQAAIDGLVAQVPGGAANVQDIYPLGPLQAGILYHHLASEGDDPYLLQARFAVADHGRLLALHQALEQVIARHDILRSSLAWEGLAQPVQVVWRQASLPLVEVAGDEPPALRLDLACAPLLRLLHSRDRQTGAITATLLFHHLVMDHVAQDVLRAELQACLLGQSQQLPAPVPYRNYIAQVLQGAGEAEHEVFFREQLGDIDEPTLPYGAQAQPHPDAVAEAQHWLPTGMARRVREQARLLGVGAASLMHLAWGLVLGQLSGRDSVVFGTVLLGRLQGGEGIERALGVFINTLPLRLDVGLLPVREALLDTHRRLTGLLVHEHAQLALAQRCSALPPGAPLFSALLNYRHSATALARDAAAGQAWAGIELLHAAERSNYPLALSIDDLGEAFSLTAQCAPGVDARRLCAYLEQALGGLLEALERDPEQAMAGISVVPEQERKRLVEDYNATARDYPRELPVQQLFEQCAARHPLAVAARHDERQLSYGELNEQANRLAHWLIGEGVKPGEHVAILLPRSLPLLVAQLAVLKCAAIYVPLDSNAPAERQAFMAQDCQAVALLTLGGMAGDCGVRRIDLDCLALDDQPEHNPGLRVDAGAVAYVMYTSGSTGTPKGVRVAHHGIARLVLNNGYADFNADDRLAFVANPAFDAATMDVWGALLNGGQVLVIDHQTLLEPARFGAALRDGGASVLFVTTALFNQYVQLIPEALAGLRILLCGGERGEPGAFRALLAQAPGLRLVHCYGPTETTTYATTHAVTTVAEDAEHVPIGRPIGNTTVYVLDQQGRVVPEGVTGELYIGGDGVALGYLNRPQLSAERFVDDPFATRAGTRLYRTGDLARWRADGLLECLGRSDDQVKIRGFRIELGEIEQQLAQCPGLDEVVVMALRLEQGPLRLVAWFTRHEPGLDGPALRAFLRERLPEYMLPAAYVALPALPLTNNGKVDRKALPLPGAQDLAVAAFEAPLGAREQALAGLWAQVLEVERVGRHDSFFELGGHSLLAIRLVSDMDQAGLRTTLAELFQYPSVAALAERLGQREAPEQDDSLVCVRATGSGPALFLVHEFSGLDLYFPVLGRHIPGDFPIYGLPGVPVGEAQLDTLECLAARLARRIRAVQPQGPYRLAGWSFGGVLAFEVAAQLLGADQLVDFVGLIDTYVPRLVDQGKARWHGPHLAEAQLLLHCREHWRAQGAAGAGQLAEVEALVPGALAFDALLAHCRARQLLVPGLAQASDAQLGHFFARQAAHGHALAHYHLAPLPVPLHLFQAEQRTGAIACDSPTLGWAEALPGQVLQCHGVPGDHQSMVQEPHVAVLGQAIADAIAATQAALLPAHQPLLAIQSGTAGHVPLFCVPGAGDSVTSFIGLAEALGPDWPVLGLQARGLAAGEVPHSQVEVAAECHLQAIEAFHPEGPLNLVGHSFGGWVAHALALRLQAKGREVRSLTLIDSEAPDGGGSCGKPHTFSAALQRLVTSLQLSTGKSLGIDAQAFAEADDQAQLAQLHAAMVRVGLMPARSTPQALAGVTRTFATALRTVYRPEAGFTGLARLVLVADPTLDAAGNQREQVAMQEGWRQLMPQLEVWRGPGNHFSILKVPDVFSLAAWWHDGQALAAKAGLT